One Spodoptera frugiperda isolate SF20-4 chromosome 30, AGI-APGP_CSIRO_Sfru_2.0, whole genome shotgun sequence genomic window carries:
- the LOC126912824 gene encoding uncharacterized protein LOC126912824, translating into MHTIIIISAILACGAAAPAYLLAEEAHVVHTIPSKSTFTQSSQVVNHGSTHVLHPIETIHTIPVVHAKTTITKSNQVVSHGGTYVHPVHSISVMPVHEVYHVPKTTVTKSNQVVNHGGTAVVHAPVVHAPVVSVAHPVVYHSSPLVTLKTGDSAVTHHSSTVHETVPVVKSLPLVTLHH; encoded by the exons ATGCACACTATT ATCATCATCAGCGCTATCCTGGCCTGCGGAGCCGCCGCTCCAGCCTACCTCTTAGCTGAGGAAGCCCACGTCGTCCACACCATACCGAGCAAGTCCACCTTCACGCAGAGCAGCCAAGTCGTCAACCATGGAAGCACCCACGTCCTGCACCCAATTGAGACCATCCACACCATCCCCGTCGTTCACGCCAAGACTACCATCACCAAGTCCAACCAGGTGGTCAGTCACGGTGGAACTTACGTCCATCCAGTGCACTCCATCAGTGTGATGCCAGTCCATGAGGTCTACCATGTTCCGAAGACTACTGTCACTAAGAGCAACCAGGTTGTGAACCATGGTGGTACTGCTGTGGTCCACGCTCCTGTGGTCCATGCTCCCGTGGTCTCCGTGGCTCATCCCGTGGTCTACCACTCCTCACCCCTCGTGACCCTCAAGACTGGTGACTCCGCAGTGACTCACCACAGTTCCACTGTCCACGAAACTGTGCCAGTTGTGAAGTCCCTCCCTCTAGTCACTCTTCatcattaa